In a genomic window of Halostella litorea:
- a CDS encoding ATP-binding protein, which translates to MVLDGDFDNAIQVATELSVDLDATVVGVGTSPESRLLRSTYCDVGEPVDTTGDGYAAELLRVVDRHRPDVVVPVGYRSVEAMDGIRGRLPDGVECCLPPSDAVRAAVDKRRTLSLAADLGIDTPADFSALADADRAADAAEDLPFPLFLKARHESGENVTAVVDGPQEFRATYDRLAEAGDDDVLVQEYVGGSNTYACGALFLDGEVRTLFEHEERRSIPRQGGSGTRVRVYRDPELEAAAVRILRALDWHGLALVEFKRRADGSYVLMEVNPKLWASYALASQAGYRFVSTMVAETLDLPWTPPTPDQRREMVFPLRELNFAAGDPDESLPRAALSMLWPPARPDFNLHDYRAWFTPPADDEAGDCGAGNDGRPDGEVPEPVPETDGRVAPLIARLDPRRGR; encoded by the coding sequence ATGGTGCTGGACGGCGACTTCGACAACGCGATCCAGGTCGCGACGGAGCTGTCGGTCGACCTGGACGCCACCGTCGTCGGCGTCGGCACGTCGCCGGAGAGCAGGCTGTTGCGCTCGACGTACTGCGACGTCGGCGAACCAGTCGACACGACCGGCGACGGCTACGCGGCCGAACTCCTGCGGGTCGTCGACCGCCACCGCCCGGACGTGGTGGTACCCGTCGGCTACCGCTCGGTCGAGGCGATGGACGGGATACGCGGCCGGCTCCCCGACGGGGTCGAGTGCTGCCTGCCGCCGTCGGACGCGGTGCGGGCCGCCGTCGACAAGCGGCGGACGCTGTCGCTGGCGGCCGACCTCGGCATCGACACCCCGGCGGACTTCTCGGCCCTCGCCGACGCCGACCGCGCGGCCGACGCCGCCGAGGACCTCCCCTTCCCCCTCTTTCTCAAGGCGAGACACGAGTCCGGGGAGAACGTCACCGCCGTCGTCGACGGCCCCCAGGAGTTCCGGGCGACGTACGACCGCCTCGCGGAGGCGGGCGACGACGACGTGCTCGTCCAGGAGTACGTCGGCGGGTCGAACACGTACGCCTGCGGCGCGCTGTTTCTCGACGGCGAGGTGCGCACCCTGTTCGAACACGAGGAACGGCGGTCGATACCGAGACAGGGCGGCAGCGGGACGCGTGTCCGGGTGTACCGCGACCCCGAACTGGAGGCGGCGGCGGTCCGGATCCTCCGGGCGCTCGACTGGCACGGGCTCGCGCTGGTGGAGTTCAAGCGCCGCGCCGACGGCTCGTACGTGCTGATGGAGGTCAACCCGAAGCTGTGGGCGTCGTACGCCCTCGCCAGCCAGGCCGGCTACCGCTTCGTCTCGACGATGGTCGCGGAGACGCTCGACCTGCCCTGGACGCCGCCGACGCCCGACCAGCGCCGCGAGATGGTGTTTCCCCTCCGCGAGCTGAACTTCGCGGCCGGCGACCCCGACGAGTCGCTCCCGCGGGCGGCGCTGTCGATGCTGTGGCCGCCGGCCCGCCCCGACTTCAACCTCCACGACTACCGGGCGTGGTTCACGCCGCCCGCGGACGACGAGGCGGGCGACTGCGGGGCGGGCAACGACGGTCGGCCGGACGGCGAGGTGCCGGAGCCAGTACCGGAAACCGACGGGCGGGTCGCGCCCCTGATCGCCCGCCTGGACCCGCGGAGGGGACGATGA
- a CDS encoding type IV pilin gives MIGDKSLFKDDGAVSPVIGVILMVAITVILAAVIGAFVLDLGQGQEGNVNAAVQNDGGTVTLTDSGNADGVYFVSGGSKITGATGDPVKLDSVGASVDMSGNGTVQVVAYQGTADSPSNSNQVQTIDTGT, from the coding sequence ATGATCGGCGATAAGTCCCTGTTCAAGGACGACGGCGCAGTCTCGCCAGTAATAGGCGTGATTTTGATGGTCGCAATTACTGTGATCCTGGCGGCCGTCATCGGCGCGTTCGTCCTCGATCTGGGCCAGGGCCAAGAAGGCAACGTCAACGCTGCTGTCCAAAATGACGGTGGGACAGTAACCCTGACTGATAGTGGGAACGCAGATGGAGTCTACTTCGTCTCAGGTGGATCCAAGATTACTGGCGCGACCGGTGATCCCGTGAAGCTTGATAGTGTCGGAGCCAGTGTCGATATGAGTGGGAATGGGACCGTTCAGGTGGTTGCCTATCAGGGGACGGCGGATAGCCCATCCAATAGCAACCAGGTCCAGACAATCGATACTGGAACATGA
- the mptA gene encoding GTP cyclohydrolase MptA — protein MSEQLPDVQASSPDVTVGLSQVGVTGVEKLVKIARNGKRPIVLNAEFEVFVDLPSWRKGADMSRNMEVVDEILEDAVSEETYRVEDVCGDAAERLLDKHDYTSKAEVSMEAEYVVRDETPESGKPTQGTVDIIASATATEDGTHEEIGARVTGMTVCPCSQQMMSGRAREKLRELDVAEDDVREFLAEVPQAGHAQRGHATLTVQSEGAPEVDLMELIEVARDSMSARIYNLAKRPDEDHMTYQAHANAKFVEDCVRSMAQGVVREFPDLPDEAVVTMKQSNDESIHQHNAHAERQVEVGTIRRELAEDFESA, from the coding sequence ATGAGTGAGCAACTGCCGGACGTGCAGGCATCCAGCCCCGACGTGACCGTCGGGCTGAGTCAGGTCGGCGTCACCGGCGTCGAGAAGCTCGTGAAGATCGCACGGAACGGCAAGCGCCCCATCGTGCTGAACGCGGAGTTCGAGGTGTTCGTCGACCTGCCGAGCTGGCGGAAGGGAGCGGACATGTCCCGCAACATGGAGGTCGTCGACGAGATACTGGAGGACGCGGTGAGCGAGGAGACGTACCGCGTCGAGGACGTCTGCGGCGACGCCGCCGAGCGCCTGCTGGACAAGCACGACTACACCTCGAAGGCCGAGGTGTCGATGGAGGCCGAGTACGTCGTCCGCGACGAGACGCCCGAGAGCGGCAAGCCCACGCAGGGCACCGTCGACATCATCGCGAGCGCGACGGCCACCGAGGACGGCACCCACGAGGAGATCGGTGCCCGCGTCACCGGGATGACGGTGTGTCCCTGCTCCCAGCAGATGATGAGCGGACGCGCCCGCGAGAAGCTCCGCGAACTCGACGTCGCCGAGGACGACGTCCGCGAGTTCCTCGCCGAGGTCCCCCAGGCCGGCCACGCCCAGCGCGGCCACGCCACGCTGACCGTCCAGAGCGAGGGCGCGCCGGAGGTCGACCTGATGGAGCTGATCGAGGTGGCCCGCGACTCGATGAGCGCGCGCATCTACAACCTCGCGAAGCGCCCCGACGAGGACCACATGACCTACCAGGCCCACGCCAACGCGAAGTTCGTCGAGGACTGCGTGCGCTCGATGGCCCAGGGCGTCGTCCGGGAGTTTCCGGACCTGCCCGACGAGGCCGTCGTGACGATGAAACAGTCCAACGACGAGTCGATCCACCAGCACAACGCCCACGCCGAGCGCCAGGTCGAGGTCGGCACGATCCGCCGCGAACTGGCCGAGGACTTCGAGTCCGCGTAA
- a CDS encoding type IV pilin: MNVKTLFSTEDDRAVSPVIGVILMVAITVILAAVIGAFVLDLGQGQEGNVNAAVSYDNSTGVATLTDMGNADGVKFEGASSTGGPLESVGATSNDLRGNNQVQVVAYQGDSSSPDNSNVVQTLKTGSTSP; this comes from the coding sequence ATGAACGTAAAGACGTTATTCAGCACAGAGGACGATCGTGCCGTGAGCCCGGTTATAGGTGTCATATTGATGGTGGCTATAACCGTTATCCTGGCGGCCGTTATCGGTGCCTTCGTCCTCGATCTCGGCCAGGGACAGGAAGGCAACGTGAACGCGGCAGTGTCCTACGACAATAGCACTGGAGTCGCTACATTGACCGATATGGGCAACGCCGATGGTGTGAAGTTCGAAGGTGCATCCAGTACCGGTGGTCCGCTTGAGTCCGTCGGTGCAACTAGTAACGATCTGAGAGGGAACAACCAGGTACAGGTCGTTGCTTACCAAGGCGACTCAAGCAGCCCAGATAACTCAAACGTCGTGCAAACGCTCAAGACAGGATCTACGAGTCCATGA
- a CDS encoding type IV pilin N-terminal domain-containing protein, whose amino-acid sequence MVAITVILAAVIGAFVLDLGQGQDGNVNAGVSVDKNSGSGTITVTVTDMGNADKVTFTGDTGGTNPELSSVGSTHEFTVSGDGSISVVAEQNSGNSNVIQTIKYEGY is encoded by the coding sequence ATGGTCGCAATCACTGTGATCCTAGCGGCCGTCATCGGCGCGTTCGTCCTTGACTTGGGTCAGGGCCAAGATGGTAACGTCAACGCTGGGGTGTCTGTGGACAAGAACTCCGGCTCTGGGACGATCACTGTGACAGTCACCGACATGGGCAACGCTGACAAAGTCACGTTCACTGGTGACACTGGCGGAACTAACCCAGAACTCTCTAGTGTTGGGTCGACACACGAGTTTACCGTCAGCGGCGATGGTTCAATCAGTGTTGTTGCCGAGCAGAACAGCGGCAATAGCAACGTAATTCAGACAATCAAGTACGAAGGCTACTAA
- a CDS encoding NAD(+)/NADH kinase, translating to MHVGLVGQRGNDRAAALVADLRETLAADGVGCSVDAATAEALSIDGVPVDRMADCDLVVSIGGDGTFLFAARGAGATPIMGVNLGEVGFLNAVPPSDAVEAVREEVDRLRETGEVRYREVPRLRAAGEGWSLEPAINEVVVQGRQRGPDNGASVTVEVDGATYADGHADGVLVATGTGSTAYNLSEGGPLVRPGVDALVVTEMCAADGMPPLVTGDGSEVTVRIDDAEVGYAISDGRTQRELSPPATVRVTTAETPVRIAGPPVDFFQALDKLD from the coding sequence ATGCACGTCGGGCTCGTCGGGCAGCGCGGCAACGACCGCGCGGCCGCACTCGTCGCCGACCTCCGCGAGACGCTCGCCGCCGACGGCGTCGGCTGTTCCGTCGACGCCGCGACAGCGGAGGCGCTCTCTATCGACGGGGTACCGGTCGACCGGATGGCGGACTGCGACCTCGTGGTGAGCATCGGCGGCGACGGCACGTTCCTCTTTGCGGCCCGGGGCGCGGGGGCGACGCCGATCATGGGCGTCAACCTCGGCGAGGTGGGCTTTCTCAACGCCGTCCCGCCGTCGGACGCGGTCGAGGCCGTCCGCGAGGAGGTCGACCGCCTGCGGGAGACCGGCGAGGTCAGGTACCGCGAGGTGCCGCGGCTCCGGGCGGCCGGCGAGGGCTGGTCGCTCGAACCGGCCATCAACGAGGTCGTCGTTCAGGGACGGCAGCGCGGGCCGGACAACGGCGCGTCGGTGACGGTCGAGGTCGACGGGGCGACGTACGCCGACGGCCACGCCGACGGCGTGCTGGTGGCGACCGGTACAGGGAGCACGGCGTACAACCTGAGCGAGGGCGGGCCGCTCGTCCGGCCGGGCGTCGACGCCCTGGTCGTCACGGAGATGTGCGCCGCGGACGGGATGCCGCCGCTTGTCACCGGCGACGGGAGCGAGGTGACGGTCCGGATCGACGACGCCGAGGTCGGCTACGCCATCAGCGACGGGCGGACTCAGCGGGAGCTGTCCCCGCCCGCGACCGTCCGGGTGACCACCGCGGAGACGCCGGTCCGGATCGCCGGGCCGCCCGTGGACTTCTTCCAGGCGCTCGACAAGCTGGACTGA
- a CDS encoding DUF7386 family protein: protein MARRTSLKITDERERLLEEASEIVAGGPDDDPPMSDVLDAAMTHLVQSEENIQAARGEVRPDVIQQFNTDVVGLWYRTRVESRWR from the coding sequence ATGGCCCGGCGCACCAGCCTCAAGATCACGGACGAGCGCGAGCGGCTCCTGGAGGAGGCGAGCGAGATTGTGGCGGGCGGTCCCGACGACGACCCGCCGATGAGCGACGTGCTCGACGCGGCAATGACGCACCTGGTGCAAAGCGAGGAGAACATCCAGGCCGCGCGCGGCGAGGTGCGCCCGGACGTGATTCAGCAGTTCAACACCGATGTAGTGGGGTTGTGGTATCGGACACGAGTTGAGAGTCGCTGGCGGTAA
- a CDS encoding TrmB family transcriptional regulator translates to MASLRDLGLSEYEARAYRALLNTGPTTAKELSRASDVPMGRIYDVLNSIEQYNLVRSQTASRPKKYVAVEPSTALDRLLEDKKRELDEKAEQYESIVDDLSDELDAADPVEEQFWTAAVGPEETTDLLLERLSAADRRVVMVASHRSPQFDISDVGVLITDQLEEALARGVEVDLLMTPGLVDSLPPAVGKRYRRSLSDHPDFHVRTSDDISGTFNLIDDIEVCIQVPNPLDADEAFAMIDLKDPEFAADVHETFQPRWDGAEPLSF, encoded by the coding sequence ATGGCGAGTTTGAGGGACCTGGGGCTGTCGGAGTACGAAGCGCGGGCGTACCGGGCGCTGTTGAACACGGGCCCGACAACCGCCAAAGAGTTGTCCCGGGCCAGCGACGTGCCGATGGGCCGCATCTACGACGTGTTGAACAGCATCGAGCAGTACAACCTCGTCCGGAGCCAGACGGCTAGCCGGCCGAAGAAGTACGTCGCCGTCGAGCCCTCGACCGCGCTCGACCGCCTGCTCGAGGACAAGAAACGCGAGTTAGACGAGAAGGCCGAGCAGTACGAGAGCATCGTCGACGACCTGAGCGACGAACTCGACGCCGCCGACCCCGTCGAGGAGCAGTTCTGGACCGCCGCCGTCGGCCCGGAGGAGACGACCGATCTCCTGCTCGAACGCCTCTCGGCGGCCGACCGCCGGGTCGTGATGGTCGCCTCCCACCGCTCCCCGCAGTTCGACATCAGCGACGTCGGCGTCCTGATCACCGACCAGCTGGAGGAGGCGCTGGCCCGCGGCGTCGAGGTCGACCTGCTGATGACGCCCGGGCTCGTCGACTCGCTCCCGCCGGCGGTCGGCAAGCGCTACCGCCGGTCGCTGTCGGACCACCCCGACTTCCACGTCCGCACCAGCGACGACATCTCCGGCACGTTCAACCTCATCGACGACATCGAGGTGTGCATCCAGGTCCCCAACCCGCTCGACGCCGACGAGGCGTTCGCGATGATTGACCTCAAGGACCCCGAGTTCGCCGCCGACGTCCACGAGACGTTCCAGCCGCGGTGGGACGGGGCCGAACCACTCTCGTTCTAG
- a CDS encoding DUF7563 family protein produces MNAATVTGRSTCAHCDAHVSDGFRRVYGDGDDRAHRCPDCDSWRRLTEGSAAGLDVETPDPEQAPGRRS; encoded by the coding sequence GTGAACGCCGCCACCGTCACGGGACGGTCGACGTGCGCCCACTGCGATGCCCACGTGTCGGACGGGTTCCGCCGCGTGTACGGCGACGGTGACGACCGCGCCCACCGCTGCCCGGACTGTGACTCCTGGCGGCGGCTGACCGAAGGGAGCGCCGCCGGCCTCGACGTCGAGACGCCCGACCCCGAACAGGCACCCGGCCGGCGTTCATAA
- a CDS encoding antibiotic ABC transporter permease — MSETVDAVRTDDSPAVERMSRTLRETLSYSRARNYVGWDYCDGLSSRLLRALPVENKWVNLAFQETIKRAPVNVRPLFLVERRRNFMGAGLFAAANLATGRLAARDVPGTDPSVDYAGEARHLVDWLLDNRSTGYRGFCGGHKHRIQTLDTLSHPADPSVVATAPPVRALLAASTLDPEYAAPARTAADFVVDDLHYREVDGGAVIDYHTNDSDEYYTINAGAIGARLLVDLYEHTGDAELLDRATAILDHVAALQTDRGGWHYRDPADASHLSMDNFHNGFVVESFLRYADVAGDRYADTVDDALAFSRTMFEDSGAPRWDESSAYPRDIHACAQGILTFTYAGDQELARRIFDWTRAELYAGDGRFRFRKGRVVSKRYTLMRWCQAWMAYAMAEHLRVTAGIDLPGLPTAAPRGLTR, encoded by the coding sequence ATGAGCGAGACGGTCGACGCCGTCCGAACCGACGACTCGCCCGCCGTCGAGCGGATGAGCCGGACCCTTCGCGAGACGCTTTCGTACTCCCGGGCCCGCAACTACGTCGGCTGGGACTACTGCGACGGACTGAGCAGCCGCCTGCTGCGCGCGCTCCCCGTCGAGAACAAGTGGGTCAACCTCGCCTTCCAGGAGACGATAAAGCGCGCCCCCGTCAACGTCCGCCCGCTGTTCCTCGTCGAGCGCCGCCGCAACTTCATGGGCGCGGGGCTGTTCGCGGCGGCCAACCTCGCAACCGGCCGACTCGCCGCCCGGGACGTCCCCGGGACCGACCCGTCGGTCGACTACGCCGGCGAGGCGCGCCACCTGGTCGACTGGCTGCTCGACAACCGCTCGACCGGCTACCGCGGCTTCTGCGGCGGCCACAAACACCGGATCCAGACGCTGGACACGCTCAGCCACCCCGCGGACCCCTCGGTCGTCGCGACGGCCCCGCCGGTCCGCGCGCTGCTGGCCGCGTCGACGCTCGACCCGGAGTACGCGGCCCCGGCGCGCACCGCCGCCGACTTCGTCGTCGACGACCTGCACTATCGCGAGGTCGACGGCGGCGCGGTGATCGACTACCACACGAACGACTCCGACGAGTACTACACCATCAACGCCGGGGCGATCGGAGCGCGCCTGCTGGTCGACCTGTACGAACACACGGGCGACGCGGAACTGCTGGACCGCGCGACGGCCATCCTCGACCACGTCGCCGCCCTGCAGACCGACCGCGGCGGCTGGCACTACCGCGACCCGGCCGACGCCTCGCACCTCTCGATGGACAACTTCCACAACGGGTTCGTCGTCGAGTCGTTCCTCCGGTACGCGGACGTCGCCGGCGACCGGTACGCCGACACGGTCGACGACGCCCTCGCGTTCTCCCGGACGATGTTCGAGGACTCCGGCGCGCCCCGGTGGGACGAGTCGTCGGCGTACCCCCGTGATATCCACGCCTGCGCGCAAGGGATCCTCACCTTCACCTACGCCGGCGACCAGGAACTCGCCCGCCGGATATTCGACTGGACGCGCGCGGAACTGTACGCCGGCGACGGCCGCTTCCGCTTCCGGAAGGGCCGGGTCGTCTCGAAGCGGTACACGCTCATGCGCTGGTGTCAGGCGTGGATGGCCTACGCGATGGCCGAACACCTCCGGGTGACGGCCGGGATCGACCTGCCGGGCCTCCCGACGGCTGCCCCCCGAGGTCTCACGCGCTGA
- a CDS encoding DUF255 domain-containing protein — protein sequence MDDSAAATRVEWREWGPAAFETANRAGKPVLLSLAATWCTHCHEMDETTYSEPRIAANVNDGFVPVRVDVDRHPRVGERYNMGGFPSTVFLTPEGEVLTGAGYLGPDGMRQVIDSVRKMWDSKGASAGSVPRAVQGNETPAGELTDDVEGRMVGRLRAAYDEAAGGWGTDAKFPMPRTVEFALKREREQALRSLSAVSANLLDDYAGGFFRYATEADWSGIQYEKVLDTNAALLRAFANAYLYTGDDTYRQPAERTLEYLTTTLWTGEAFAGSQAAGESAGYYTLDPSDRGDADAPPVDDTVFADWNAVAVDALLTFHAYTDDERARQYAERALDHLRADLVEDGRVVHYRDGDETGERGLLADHARVVRALSTARQVLGADVIDEAETLAAYALDDLRSAGSFTDGPATGPALLDRPLRPLDANVEFADALLDLHALTGKERYWTAAREAVEAFAGASDRFGPQVAHYAAVASRVRRGGLAVAVAADAGSDLHRAALRMADHEKVVVPEATGDAYERGNAYVVDGPVDGAAPDAVSEPAATPDELAALVADRVQ from the coding sequence ATGGACGACAGCGCGGCGGCGACGCGGGTCGAGTGGCGCGAGTGGGGGCCGGCGGCGTTCGAGACGGCCAACCGCGCCGGCAAGCCGGTGTTGCTCTCGCTCGCGGCGACGTGGTGTACGCACTGCCACGAGATGGACGAGACGACGTACTCCGAACCCCGCATCGCGGCCAACGTCAACGACGGGTTCGTGCCGGTGCGGGTCGACGTCGACCGCCACCCGCGGGTGGGCGAGCGGTACAACATGGGCGGGTTTCCGTCGACCGTCTTCCTCACTCCGGAGGGGGAGGTGCTGACGGGCGCGGGCTACCTCGGCCCGGACGGGATGCGGCAGGTGATAGACAGCGTGCGGAAGATGTGGGACTCGAAGGGGGCGAGCGCCGGCAGCGTCCCACGCGCCGTCCAGGGCAACGAGACGCCCGCGGGCGAACTCACCGACGACGTGGAGGGGCGGATGGTCGGCCGGCTCCGCGCGGCCTACGACGAGGCGGCCGGCGGCTGGGGGACCGACGCGAAGTTCCCGATGCCCCGCACCGTCGAGTTCGCGCTGAAGCGGGAGCGCGAGCAGGCGCTGCGGTCGCTTTCGGCCGTGAGCGCGAACCTGCTCGACGACTACGCCGGCGGCTTCTTCCGGTACGCGACCGAGGCCGACTGGAGCGGGATCCAGTACGAGAAGGTGCTCGACACGAACGCCGCCCTGCTTCGGGCGTTCGCCAACGCCTACCTCTACACCGGCGACGACACGTACCGTCAGCCGGCCGAGCGGACGCTGGAGTACCTGACGACGACGCTGTGGACGGGCGAGGCGTTCGCCGGGAGCCAGGCCGCCGGGGAGAGCGCGGGGTACTACACGCTCGACCCGAGCGACCGCGGGGACGCGGACGCGCCGCCGGTCGACGACACCGTCTTCGCCGACTGGAACGCGGTCGCCGTCGACGCGCTGCTCACGTTCCACGCCTACACCGACGACGAGCGCGCCCGGCAGTACGCCGAGCGCGCGCTGGACCACCTCCGCGCGGATCTGGTCGAGGACGGCCGCGTCGTCCACTACCGCGACGGCGACGAGACGGGCGAGCGCGGCCTGCTCGCGGACCACGCCCGGGTCGTCAGGGCGCTCTCGACGGCCCGGCAGGTGCTCGGCGCGGACGTCATCGACGAGGCGGAGACGCTCGCGGCGTACGCCCTCGACGACCTCCGGTCGGCGGGGTCGTTCACCGACGGGCCGGCGACCGGGCCGGCACTGCTGGACCGCCCGCTGCGGCCGCTCGACGCCAACGTCGAGTTCGCGGACGCCCTGCTGGACCTCCACGCGCTGACCGGGAAGGAGCGCTACTGGACGGCCGCCCGGGAGGCCGTCGAGGCCTTCGCCGGCGCGAGCGACCGGTTCGGCCCGCAGGTCGCCCACTACGCCGCCGTCGCGTCGCGCGTCCGCCGCGGCGGCCTCGCCGTCGCCGTCGCGGCCGACGCCGGCTCGGACCTCCACCGCGCGGCGCTACGGATGGCCGACCACGAGAAGGTCGTCGTCCCGGAGGCGACCGGCGACGCCTACGAGCGCGGCAACGCCTACGTCGTCGACGGCCCCGTGGACGGCGCGGCCCCCGACGCCGTCTCGGAGCCGGCGGCGACGCCGGACGAACTCGCCGCGCTCGTCGCGGACCGCGTGCAGTAG
- a CDS encoding KaiC domain-containing protein, which yields MVGVSDGLEDDWFESAVENDASDDGDGAAPDGDAEGEGGADAPAEQHGGAAPEAAADEANADAGDDPDDPDDPEDGGSLFEDDFADALAGAGPDAIPDDDAEGFGEALDVDDGFDEADGDPLGAEFDVGGGGEFGMEGFDAEFGTGGGFDEGFEEEEFESELPRIELGIKGLDEMIQGGIPERSLMVTIGSAGTGKTTFGLQFLNHALSQGEKAIYITLEESRSRVVNSATEKGWAFDEYVDEGRLAVVDIDPIEMANSLASIRSELPRLIDEFGASRLVLDSVSLLEMMYDDRATRRNEIYDFTKSLKRAGVTTMLTSEASQDSAYASRHGIVEYLTDAVFILQYVRPSDFRETRLAVEIQKIRDANHSRETKPYEITNEGISVYRQANIF from the coding sequence GTGGTCGGTGTGAGCGACGGCCTCGAGGACGACTGGTTCGAAAGCGCGGTCGAGAACGACGCGTCCGACGACGGCGACGGCGCTGCGCCCGACGGCGACGCCGAGGGCGAGGGCGGTGCCGACGCGCCCGCGGAGCAACACGGCGGGGCCGCACCCGAGGCCGCCGCGGACGAGGCCAACGCGGACGCCGGCGACGACCCGGACGACCCGGACGACCCGGAGGACGGGGGCTCGCTGTTCGAGGACGACTTCGCCGACGCGCTGGCCGGCGCGGGCCCGGACGCCATCCCGGACGACGACGCCGAAGGGTTCGGCGAGGCGCTCGACGTCGACGACGGGTTCGACGAGGCCGACGGCGACCCGCTCGGCGCGGAGTTCGACGTCGGCGGCGGCGGGGAGTTCGGCATGGAGGGGTTCGACGCCGAGTTCGGCACCGGCGGCGGCTTCGACGAGGGGTTCGAGGAGGAGGAGTTCGAGTCCGAACTGCCGCGGATCGAACTCGGCATCAAGGGGCTGGACGAGATGATACAGGGCGGCATCCCCGAGCGCTCGCTGATGGTCACCATCGGGAGCGCGGGCACCGGGAAGACGACGTTCGGCCTGCAGTTCCTCAACCACGCGCTGTCCCAGGGAGAGAAGGCGATCTACATCACGCTGGAGGAGAGCCGCAGCCGCGTCGTCAACAGCGCCACGGAGAAGGGGTGGGCGTTCGACGAGTACGTCGACGAGGGACGGCTCGCGGTCGTCGACATCGATCCCATCGAGATGGCAAACAGCCTCGCCTCCATCCGGAGCGAACTGCCGCGGCTCATCGATGAGTTCGGCGCGTCGCGGCTCGTGCTCGACTCCGTCTCGCTGCTGGAGATGATGTACGACGACCGCGCCACGCGCCGCAACGAGATATACGACTTCACCAAGAGCCTCAAACGGGCCGGCGTGACGACGATGCTGACCAGCGAGGCCAGCCAGGACAGCGCCTACGCCTCCCGCCACGGGATCGTCGAGTACCTCACCGACGCCGTGTTCATCCTCCAGTACGTCCGCCCCTCGGACTTCCGCGAGACGCGCCTGGCCGTCGAGATCCAGAAGATCCGCGACGCCAACCACTCCCGCGAGACCAAGCCCTACGAGATCACCAACGAGGGGATCAGCGTCTACCGGCAGGCGAACATCTTCTGA
- a CDS encoding FxsA family protein, with the protein MIWWLLALLLIPLLDALFLIYVALELLGAVETVLLVVLTALVGMLLVRAEGRRTMAKIQRSLAAGEPPTDALLDGGLLIAAGAFLLTPGLVTDAVGLLLALPPTRIVIRAALKRWVVTPYVDEKTGGFATGNVYTFGFPDADDADEDVYDLDDDAYDAGFGDDDR; encoded by the coding sequence ATGATCTGGTGGCTGCTGGCGCTGCTGCTCATCCCGCTGCTCGACGCGCTGTTTCTCATCTACGTCGCCCTCGAACTGCTCGGCGCGGTCGAGACGGTGCTTCTCGTCGTGCTCACCGCCCTGGTCGGCATGCTCCTCGTCCGCGCCGAGGGCCGCCGGACGATGGCGAAGATCCAACGCTCGCTTGCGGCGGGCGAACCACCCACGGACGCCCTCCTCGACGGCGGCCTGCTCATCGCCGCCGGCGCGTTCCTGCTCACCCCGGGCCTCGTCACCGACGCCGTCGGCCTCCTGCTCGCCCTGCCGCCGACGCGTATCGTCATCCGCGCCGCGCTCAAACGCTGGGTCGTCACGCCGTACGTCGACGAGAAGACCGGCGGCTTCGCCACCGGCAACGTGTATACGTTCGGGTTCCCCGACGCTGACGACGCCGACGAGGACGTGTACGACCTCGACGACGACGCCTACGACGCCGGCTTCGGGGACGACGACCGATAA